cagacaaacacaaagcaaaagaaaacagttttctaGGGGCAGTAGAAGTAGAAAAATCATGGGATTCTGGGCTAGAAGGCAGAGAGGGCTGGGTCAGGGTAAGACTCACTTGGAGTGACAGATGCTTGCGACAGAATGTCTGGGAGCCAGCCCCATAAACAAGAGAAGAGGTTCTTTGGGAAAAAGTAACAACTTCCAAGGATTTGCTTGGAAAATAAATCTCTCAAGCTAAGACTGTCCCTTAAAACCCATGACAGTTCAATGCGTGGGTCcagactttaaaaattgttttgctttATGCGGTAGGAGACAAGAAACATAACAACTGTAGAAAACAAGAAACCTAAAAATGTGAGCATCTCTTATGTGAGTTTTGAACTTCTAGTGTTAGCAGAACAAACATAATATGGGAAAGCAGTACAAGGTAGTGTCTGCATCTTTGAGCCTCAGCCTGAATAGCAGTGCAGTCATTTTTGCCATCTCAGGGAGGAGGAAATGCACATTATGTGTGCAGCTGAAATTGCAGGATGCTTTCTCATTCGTCCTGAAGCCCTAGTGCATTTACACATGCTCTGGGATGATCACCCTGGAACTTACATGATTCTGCTGACCCAAGATTTTGCCCAAAGCTTCTACTGTACAGAAGAACTGAGCTAAATTTGATTGATGAGTTTTAATGTGGTTTGTGACTGAGCCAATTCTCTGGGTATTTTTCCTGTAATTAATGCTAATTACTATCCACTGCTAGTCCTCTTATCTGTTTATTCAAAAACACAAACCGACTTTCATCCTTGTGTTTCAGGATGTCATCAATATAGCTGACAATATCCTTAATTCAGCCTTAGTAACCAACTGGACAGTCTTACTACAGGAAGAAAAGCATGCCAGCTCACGGTTACTACAGACATTGGAAAACATCAGCACTCTGGTGCCTCCGACAGCTCTTCCTCTGAATTTTCCTCGGAAATTCATTAACTGGAAAGGGATTCCAGTGACCAAAAGCCAACCCAAAATGGATTACAGCTATCAGATTGAAATATTTCCCCAAAATTCAAGTATTCCCATCAGAGGCCGTGTGTTAATTTGGAAAGACCAATTCCAGAGATCCCTTCCAGAAACTATTATCAGCATGGCCTCGTTGACTTTGGGGAACATTCTACCCATTTCCAAAAATGGAAATGCTCAGGTCAATGGACCTGTGATATCCACAGTTATTCAAAACTATTCCGTAAATgaagttttcctatttttttccaagatagaGTCAAACCTGAGCCAGCCTCATTGTGTGTTTTGGGATTTCAGTCATTTGCAGTGGAACAATGCAGGCTGCCACCTAGTGAATGAAACTCCAGACACCGTGGTGTGCCGATGTACTCACTTGACCTCCTTCTCCATGTTGATGTCACCTTTTGTCCCCCCTACGATCCTCCCCATGGTAAAATGGATCACCTATGTGGGACTGGGTATCTCCATTGGAAGTCTCATCTTATGCCTGATCATCGAGGCTCTGTTTTGGAAGCAGATTAAGAAAAGCCAAACCTCTCACACACGTCATATTTGCATGGTGAACATAGCCCTGTCCCTCTTGATTGCTGATATCTGGTTTATTGTTGGTGCCACAGTGGATGCCATGGTGAACTCTTCTGGAGTCTGTACAACTGCTGTGTTCTTTACACACGTCTTCTACCTCTCTTTGTTCTTCTGGATGCTCATGCTTGGCATCCTGCTGGCTTACCGAATCATCCTCGTGTTCCACCACATGGCCCGGCATTTGATGGTGGCTGTCGGATTTTGCCTGGGTTATGGGTGCCCTGTCATTATATCTGTCATTACCATTGCTGTCACACAACCTAGCAATACCTACACAAGGAAAGATGTGTGTTGGCTTAACTGGTCCAATGAAAGCAAACCACTCCTGGCTTTTGTTGTCCCTGCACTGGCTATTGTGGCTGTGAACTTCATGGTGGTGCTGCTAGTTCTCACAAAGCTCTGGAGGCCGGCTGTTGGAGAAAGACTGAGTCGGGATGACAAGGCCACCATCGTCCGCATGGGGAAGAGCCTCCTCATTCTGACCCCTCTTCTAGGGCTCACCTGGGGCTTTGGAATAGGAACACTAGTGGACAACCAGAATCCGGCTTGGcatgttatttttgctttactCAATGCATTACAGGtgagaacaataacaacaacctATTGTAATTGGAATAAGTAGAGAACTCAGATAGATAAAACCACTCTGGAGATTATCTCATCTCCCTGCCTCCAGCAAGACCATCAGAAAAACTGCATGgaaacaataaatagaaaaacattctgtTTCTTACTTAGTTGCTATCATACTGAAGCAGAATATTGGATTTCTTCAGTAACCCATTACAGGGCTTTAAATCTATTGGAGTTCTTATGACAAACAATCTCTCTTGCTGCTGACTCAGTTCTCTTTCTCTTATGCAGAactctgggaaaaaaataaacagagaaaaggaaatatattataAGTACTTATTGACTCTGAATGGTGCAAAGGAATTTCCTAGGGTGCGATTGAGAAGGGGCTAGCAAAATGCAACCAgtagcctgtttttgtaaataaagttttattggaatacagccatacttatttatgtacatatggtctatggctgctttcactgcAATGGCAGAGTAGTTGCAAAAGAAACTGTatagcccacaaagcctaaagtaCTTACCATCTGACTcatcacagaaaaagtttgctaatctCTGCTACAAAGAATGGGTTTTTACTTGGCACAGTCAGAGAGTGTTCAGAGAGGAGGTAGAAAAAGTAATCATTAGGTTTTGATGAATCTGGATGACAGCCTTCGATCCCAGTTCAGTGAAGGTTTTGTTGGACCACGTCAGACAATGACTCAGGGAAGTGGTAGTTAAATGTTTGAGCTCTAGAGTTAAATAGGTCTGGGCTCAAATACATCACTTTGCAAACTGTTTGACTTCTAGCACATTGCttaatctttctgtctctcaaTTCTCTAGTCttttaaatagagataataatacttACATCATCAAATAAatatgagggttaaatgagataatttagcGCTTGTCGCATTGTCTGGCACATAACAAATACTCAATAGGTGTTTCTTAAAACTAGTTGGTTCTCCGTCTATTCAGCAGCCGGTGAACAGTCAGGTACTAGTATG
This is a stretch of genomic DNA from Rhinopithecus roxellana isolate Shanxi Qingling chromosome 4, ASM756505v1, whole genome shotgun sequence. It encodes these proteins:
- the ADGRF1 gene encoding adhesion G-protein coupled receptor F1 produces the protein MKVGVLWLISFFTFTDGHGGFLGINDGIQTKRELIVNKRKQPGPVQEYELLLQVTYRDSKEKRDLRNFLKLLKPPILCSHELMIIRAKATTYCNSLNGILQCTCEDGYTWFPPSCLDPQNCYLHTAGALPSCECHLNNLSQSVNFCERTKIWGTFKINERFTNDLLNSSSAIYSKYATGIEIQLKKAYKRIQGFESVQVTQFRNGSIIAGYEVVGSSSASELLSAIEQVAKKAKTALHMLFPLEDSSFRLFIKAQCNDIVFGFGSKDDEYTLPCSSGYRGSITARCQSSGWQVIRETCMLPQLEELKKNFSMIAGNATEAAVSSLVQNLSIIIRQSPSTTAGNLASVVSILSDISSLSLASHFRVSNSTMEDVINIADNILNSALVTNWTVLLQEEKHASSRLLQTLENISTLVPPTALPLNFPRKFINWKGIPVTKSQPKMDYSYQIEIFPQNSSIPIRGRVLIWKDQFQRSLPETIISMASLTLGNILPISKNGNAQVNGPVISTVIQNYSVNEVFLFFSKIESNLSQPHCVFWDFSHLQWNNAGCHLVNETPDTVVCRCTHLTSFSMLMSPFVPPTILPMVKWITYVGLGISIGSLILCLIIEALFWKQIKKSQTSHTRHICMVNIALSLLIADIWFIVGATVDAMVNSSGVCTTAVFFTHVFYLSLFFWMLMLGILLAYRIILVFHHMARHLMVAVGFCLGYGCPVIISVITIAVTQPSNTYTRKDVCWLNWSNESKPLLAFVVPALAIVAVNFMVVLLVLTKLWRPAVGERLSRDDKATIVRMGKSLLILTPLLGLTWGFGIGTLVDNQNPAWHVIFALLNALQGFFILCFGILLDSKLRQLLFNKLSRLSSWKQTEKQNSSDLSAKSKFSNPFNPLKNKGHYAFSHTGDSSNVIILT